GCCCTGCTCGGTGGCAAACCCGCCGTCACCGCCGCGGGCCCGCACTTCACCTGGCCGCCGATCGACGACACCACTCGCGCCAAGGTCGCCGCCCAGCTGGAGGAGTCGATCTCCATTCCCGGCCGGTCCGGCATCGTGGCCGAGCTGGAGGACGGTCTGCAGGAGTACTTCGGCGTCCGGCACGCGGTCACCACCAGCTCCGGCACCGCCGCCCTGCACGCCACCTACTGGGCCACGCGGATCAAGCCCGGCGACGAGGTGATCGTCCCGGCGTGGACGTTCCACGCCACCGCCTCCCCGCTGTTCCACCTCCGCGCGGTGCCGGTGCTGTGCGAGACCCGGCCGGACGGCAACATCGACCCGAGCCGGATTGAGGAGCTGATCACCCCCCGCACTCGGGCTGTCATGGTCACCCACCTGTGGGGCAAGCCCGCCGACATGACCGACCTCGTCGCCGTCGCGCACGCCCACGACCTGGCGGTGCTGGAGGACGGCTCCCACGCCCACGGCGCGAGCATCGCCGGGCAGAAGGCCGGCACGTTCGGCCTCGCCTCGGCCTTCTCCCTCAACGGTCCCAAGCCGCTGTCCGGCGGTGAGGGCGGGTTCGTCCTGACGGACGATGACGACACCTACCACCGGGTCATCGCGTTCGCGCACTACAACAAGCGGGCCAGGGCCGAGATCCCGGAAAGCCATCCGCTCGCGCGGTACGCGGTCACCGGGGCCGGCCTCAAGCTCCGCATCCACCCGCTGGCCGCCGCCATCGCCCACGACCAGCTCGCCCGTCTCGACGGCTACCTCGCCGGCCGGGCGGAGATCGCCCACTACCTCACCGGTCGGCTGGCCCTGATACCGGGCCTGGAGGTCACCGAGCTGCCCGAAGGAGTGGTCCCGTCCTGGTACGGGTTGACGCTCACCTACCAGCCCGACGCGCTCGGCGGACTGCCGATCGCGCGGTTCCGCCAGGCACTGATCGCCGAGGGCGCCACCGAGTTCGACCAGCCCGGTTCCACCTGCCCGATGAACCAGCTGCCGCTGTACCAACAACCCAGCATGCTGTTCCCCGGCCACCCGCATTCCCACCGCCGGTACAGGCCG
The genomic region above belongs to Streptomyces sp. 1331.2 and contains:
- a CDS encoding DegT/DnrJ/EryC1/StrS family aminotransferase, encoding MTSTLALLGGKPAVTAAGPHFTWPPIDDTTRAKVAAQLEESISIPGRSGIVAELEDGLQEYFGVRHAVTTSSGTAALHATYWATRIKPGDEVIVPAWTFHATASPLFHLRAVPVLCETRPDGNIDPSRIEELITPRTRAVMVTHLWGKPADMTDLVAVAHAHDLAVLEDGSHAHGASIAGQKAGTFGLASAFSLNGPKPLSGGEGGFVLTDDDDTYHRVIAFAHYNKRARAEIPESHPLARYAVTGAGLKLRIHPLAAAIAHDQLARLDGYLAGRAEIAHYLTGRLALIPGLEVTELPEGVVPSWYGLTLTYQPDALGGLPIARFRQALIAEGATEFDQPGSTCPMNQLPLYQQPSMLFPGHPHSHRRYRPGDFPVAEHAHAHTIKLPVWHREQDLELAEQYVRAAIKISDHHEELL